Proteins encoded together in one Candidatus Xianfuyuplasma coldseepsis window:
- a CDS encoding complex I subunit 5 family protein: MLYVPVYLVFIPIISSMIIFIFRQKAILSLAFVAQSVMSVLAILYFVQYQDDLSQTMFTFGNWNPMIGIGFVNDSISMLFVFLTIFMWWMILLYTFHYHNDHRNFLFFLLFLEGIFLGLLQTNDLFNMFVFIELITIIVTILVAYEKAGNSFRAAIYYLLINTAGILSFLLGIILIYYSFGNINITIVTSMMSNASLSDTLTVRFAFVLIITSISVKSAMFPLFTWLPRAHAVAKSGVSALLSGIVVKGGLYVLIRMTILFQPAGYNMDIIILGLGLTTALVGVIFAMTQTDIKQILAFHTVSQIGIMVIGISFLNGDGFYGGVLHIVNHALFKSLLFLGAGVIIHRYKTKKIHDIRGVFKTMPLLSILMIIGMLSITGAPLFNGFISKSIIKYDLPPYAYWILQLVNLGTATSFVKLSQIFFGPKETLESKGTVLEYIPMILLAGSSIVLGTMHTPIMNVLLNVDLSYYKSFSMQYLGEYLVTIALGYVVYRFIINTYHNAVRKVREFIISFETANILFLSFLSVMIIFFVLLPTL, translated from the coding sequence ATGTTGTATGTTCCCGTTTATCTTGTGTTTATTCCGATTATAAGCTCGATGATTATCTTTATTTTTAGACAAAAAGCGATATTGTCATTAGCGTTCGTGGCTCAAAGTGTGATGTCTGTTCTAGCAATCTTGTACTTTGTTCAATATCAAGATGATCTCTCGCAAACGATGTTTACTTTTGGAAACTGGAATCCAATGATCGGCATTGGATTTGTCAATGATTCGATTAGTATGCTGTTTGTCTTTTTGACGATCTTTATGTGGTGGATGATACTGCTATATACCTTCCATTACCATAACGATCATCGCAATTTCTTGTTTTTCTTGTTATTCTTAGAGGGGATTTTCCTAGGACTACTCCAAACCAATGATTTGTTTAACATGTTTGTTTTCATTGAATTAATCACAATTATTGTGACGATTTTAGTTGCCTATGAAAAAGCCGGAAACAGTTTCCGTGCAGCCATTTACTATCTACTGATTAACACCGCTGGGATTTTGTCTTTTCTACTTGGTATCATCCTCATTTACTATTCGTTTGGTAACATCAATATCACGATTGTAACTTCAATGATGAGCAACGCATCGTTGTCTGATACCTTAACGGTTCGTTTTGCATTTGTGTTGATTATCACGAGTATTTCTGTGAAATCGGCAATGTTTCCCTTATTCACATGGCTACCCCGAGCTCATGCGGTGGCAAAAAGTGGTGTATCTGCACTACTAAGTGGTATCGTTGTTAAAGGGGGACTATATGTTTTAATTCGAATGACAATCCTATTTCAACCTGCAGGATATAATATGGATATCATTATTCTCGGTTTAGGTCTGACAACCGCACTCGTTGGTGTTATATTTGCGATGACGCAAACGGACATTAAACAGATTCTAGCATTTCATACTGTTAGCCAAATTGGAATTATGGTCATTGGAATATCGTTTTTAAATGGTGACGGATTTTATGGAGGTGTCCTTCATATTGTCAATCATGCTCTGTTTAAAAGTCTTCTATTCCTTGGGGCTGGTGTCATTATCCATAGGTATAAAACGAAAAAGATTCATGATATCCGAGGTGTTTTTAAAACCATGCCACTCCTTAGCATCTTAATGATCATTGGGATGCTATCGATTACGGGTGCGCCACTATTCAATGGTTTTATCAGTAAATCCATTATTAAGTATGATCTACCACCCTATGCGTACTGGATCTTACAACTTGTGAATCTTGGTACTGCGACAAGTTTTGTCAAATTAAGCCAAATCTTTTTTGGACCGAAGGAAACACTAGAATCAAAGGGTACCGTTTTAGAGTATATACCAATGATTCTATTAGCGGGATCTTCGATTGTTTTAGGAACGATGCACACCCCAATAATGAACGTTCTACTCAATGTTGATCTATCTTATTACAAGAGTTTCTCCATGCAGTATTTGGGAGAATATTTGGTTACAATAGCCCTTGGCTATGTTGTGTATCGTTTTATCATTAACACCTATCATAATGCCGTACGAAAAGTACGGGAGTTTATTATATCCTTTGAAACGGCTAATATTTTATTTCTTAGTTTTCTCAGTGTTATGATCATCTTTTTTGTGCTACTTCCAACATTGTAA
- a CDS encoding deoxynucleoside kinase produces the protein MRIGIIGPIGSGKSTLAKLLSEHYQVPLIEEPVENNEFLPLFYEDKETFALLSQNAFYSSLFLLMWKSRHEQKCVFDSTLFSNLVFTELLRLEGIMSAYEVALTYAIADEHLKRLPDVDIHLVLVNEEDKLFENVRKRGRDIEKDQQEYLTFHYRNYYDVLDRIFKNYQVPKEKILYLRMDDVYVKEEFDRVVQEIEAFYNTIPKELLAEIK, from the coding sequence ATGAGAATCGGAATTATTGGACCCATTGGTTCAGGAAAATCAACCTTAGCAAAACTACTTTCAGAACATTATCAGGTACCACTTATTGAAGAACCTGTCGAGAACAATGAGTTTCTACCACTCTTTTATGAAGATAAAGAAACATTTGCCTTATTAAGTCAAAATGCATTTTATTCCTCATTATTCTTATTGATGTGGAAATCACGACATGAGCAAAAGTGTGTCTTTGATTCGACATTGTTTTCCAACTTGGTGTTTACCGAATTATTACGTTTAGAGGGTATTATGTCGGCTTATGAAGTTGCACTTACCTATGCGATTGCTGATGAGCATTTAAAACGCCTACCGGATGTTGACATTCACCTAGTCTTAGTCAATGAAGAAGATAAGTTATTCGAAAACGTTCGTAAGCGTGGTCGTGACATTGAAAAAGACCAACAGGAATATTTAACCTTCCATTACCGGAATTATTATGACGTATTGGATCGCATTTTCAAGAACTACCAAGTACCAAAAGAGAAGATCTTATATCTTCGTATGGATGATGTCTATGTCAAAGAAGAGTTCGATCGAGTGGTTCAAGAAATCGAAGCATTCTATAATACCATTCCTAAGGAATTATTAGCTGAAATTAAGTAA
- a CDS encoding secondary thiamine-phosphate synthase enzyme YjbQ — protein MTTIQVRTNKKNQMINVTSDIRKLVRESAIQEGIVVLFVPHTTAAITINENADPTVKSDMLNGLETIIPNMKQFRHLEGNSDAHIKSSLVGVDQTILVHQNELVLGMWQGIYFCEFDGPRTRNLVVEIISN, from the coding sequence ATGACAACGATACAAGTACGTACAAACAAGAAAAATCAAATGATTAATGTCACAAGTGATATCCGTAAGCTAGTACGAGAAAGTGCTATTCAAGAAGGCATCGTCGTATTGTTTGTACCACATACAACCGCAGCCATCACCATCAATGAAAATGCCGACCCAACGGTAAAGAGTGATATGCTTAATGGACTTGAAACCATCATTCCCAATATGAAACAGTTTCGTCATCTAGAAGGAAACAGCGACGCCCATATCAAATCCTCTTTAGTAGGGGTTGATCAAACGATTCTCGTTCATCAAAACGAGTTAGTTTTAGGGATGTGGCAAGGAATTTATTTTTGTGAATTTGACGGTCCTCGTACCCGCAATCTAGTTGTTGAAATTATATCAAATTAA
- a CDS encoding MnhB domain-containing protein, with product MIKKGYILLLLVFILTMFIMVATDLERLYNSFGRQYFENNGFFETGSRNLVTAIYLDYRLIDSIFEAGILLIAVAGIIWISKHDLSEKNVEFMIDRFKTPDLFITFSRIVYPLMLLFGFYVIINGHVSPGGGFQGGAIVATGILILYYINSDRETNIKQIVTIEKLVYFLIILVASLSLFTKGVPFTNFIPISRGTEIQSLYLIVLNVLIGFKVALGLWTIFTAFLREGR from the coding sequence GTGATTAAAAAAGGATACATCCTTCTATTATTGGTATTTATTCTAACGATGTTTATAATGGTAGCAACGGATTTAGAACGTTTATACAATTCATTTGGTCGTCAATATTTTGAAAATAATGGTTTTTTCGAAACCGGATCGCGCAACCTTGTAACAGCAATCTATCTAGACTATCGTTTAATTGACAGCATCTTTGAAGCGGGTATATTATTGATTGCTGTAGCAGGAATAATCTGGATCAGTAAGCACGATTTATCGGAGAAGAATGTGGAGTTTATGATTGATCGGTTTAAAACTCCTGATTTGTTTATTACCTTTAGTCGAATTGTATACCCGTTGATGTTACTATTTGGATTTTATGTCATTATCAATGGGCATGTATCTCCTGGCGGAGGATTTCAAGGTGGGGCCATTGTCGCAACTGGAATCTTGATCCTCTACTACATTAATAGCGATCGCGAGACAAACATCAAACAAATTGTTACAATTGAAAAATTGGTGTACTTCTTAATTATCCTCGTGGCTTCACTTAGTCTTTTTACCAAAGGTGTGCCATTTACTAATTTCATTCCCATCAGTCGTGGTACAGAGATACAGTCATTGTATCTAATTGTATTAAATGTATTGATTGGGTTTAAAGTCGCTCTCGGTCTTTGGACGATTTTTACAGCATTTTTAAGGGAGGGACGATAA
- a CDS encoding acylphosphatase, with translation MTKRLILKGRVQGVGMRYSVSRIAKQMGLFGYVKNKADGSVECLIQGDEQSLKQFIMNLKTRTPGYIEQLQEEDVTYSKEYNNFQIRIF, from the coding sequence ATGACAAAACGATTAATTTTAAAAGGACGTGTCCAAGGTGTTGGGATGCGCTATAGCGTATCGCGAATAGCGAAACAAATGGGACTGTTTGGCTATGTCAAAAACAAAGCCGATGGGTCCGTTGAATGTTTGATCCAAGGAGATGAGCAATCTCTAAAACAATTCATTATGAATCTCAAAACAAGAACTCCAGGATACATCGAACAACTCCAAGAAGAAGATGTCACCTATAGTAAGGAATACAACAACTTCCAGATTCGAATATTTTAA
- a CDS encoding cation:proton antiporter: MTIIQGVLIIILLVLSWGFIVFGMVSVFKLKNLYTRILSAATIDSMASLTILIALLVAGITEYEFVIRLLLLIGFLLITNPISSHVNIRSAYITGYDVQSLQKHGDNITVGDVDGF, translated from the coding sequence ATGACCATTATTCAAGGTGTTTTAATAATAATCTTATTAGTGTTGTCGTGGGGTTTCATCGTCTTTGGCATGGTTTCGGTTTTTAAATTAAAAAATCTATATACACGAATACTATCTGCAGCGACCATTGATAGCATGGCAAGTTTAACGATTTTAATCGCTTTACTCGTAGCAGGAATCACGGAGTATGAGTTTGTGATACGGTTGCTGCTCTTAATTGGCTTCTTACTAATTACGAATCCAATCAGCTCCCATGTAAATATTCGTAGCGCTTATATTACCGGATATGATGTGCAATCACTACAAAAACATGGCGACAACATAACGGTGGGTGATGTCGATGGATTCTAG
- a CDS encoding Na+/H+ antiporter subunit E produces MMWSYIKLRYKLFVVLLLFWFLLQLNVRLETILLGVLVSAFITVSSYNVLYDEQGYRYHGIRFGALVRYIVMLFIEIYRAGFRYITNLLFRHYEPVVFTMHLDVDDPVLLSIIANSITLTPGTISIEVDTIHYMITVMTMAKKGTSIKELEQPIHDKFEKLLKPKEGSNV; encoded by the coding sequence ATGATGTGGTCGTATATCAAATTACGCTATAAACTATTTGTGGTCCTGTTACTGTTTTGGTTTCTTCTTCAACTGAATGTTCGATTGGAAACCATCCTCTTAGGAGTGCTTGTCAGTGCTTTTATTACTGTTAGTAGCTATAATGTGCTATATGATGAACAGGGGTATCGGTATCATGGGATTCGATTTGGAGCGTTGGTTCGATATATTGTCATGTTATTTATTGAGATCTATCGAGCTGGTTTTCGTTATATAACCAATCTACTATTTCGACATTATGAACCCGTTGTATTTACCATGCATCTTGATGTCGATGATCCGGTATTACTTAGTATCATTGCCAACTCGATTACATTAACGCCAGGAACCATCTCGATTGAAGTCGATACGATACACTATATGATCACGGTCATGACGATGGCCAAAAAAGGAACATCGATTAAAGAACTGGAACAACCGATTCACGATAAGTTTGAAAAACTTCTGAAACCAAAGGAGGGTTCAAACGTATGA
- a CDS encoding beta-glucosidase family protein — protein sequence MSQKARDLVQQMTLEEKASLLSGQDFWYLESIERLGLPSIMVTDGPHGLRKQAGNVDMVGLQNSVPATCYPTASLLASTWDVDLLTSLGEHLGDECLSEKVSVLLGPGVNIKRHPLCGRNFEYFSEDPVLSGELAAAFINGVQSKGIGTSLKHFVANNQETMRMAIDTIVDERTLKELYLRSFEIAVKKAQPWTVMNSYNKVNGLYMSEHPTLLNHTLKNKWKHTGLVVTDWGACNNRVKGIIAGQDLEMPGSLGINNKKVIAAVQNGELEESIVDQRVERIVDLILQAKETLEKPSFSYDKDKHHDFARHVATQGIVLLKNTGVLPLDSTQRIALIGGFAEHPRYQGSGSSLINPTIVSTAKEAFEQRLGDRLLYAKGYDVATDQIDNTLIQTAVEVAKQADVVVIMAGLTDAYESEGFDRDHLHLPMNHNALIDAITEVHDQVIVTLSNGSPVTMPWKDNVQAIVEQYLSGQASGEAIANILFGEVNPSGKLAETFPNTLSEFPSNQHFPGQGRQVQYREGLYVGYRAYDSMTIEPLFPFGFGLSYTTFDYSNGQVESTKDTITVQIDVTNSGSVLGKEIVQVYVKKKNSVVYRPEKELKGFTKIELQPGETQTVTVTIPLFTLKIFNETSHKLEAGAYHILVGASSRDIRYSTTINIVSDDIINHDNVDAYTNISSTFEPSLDSFEELLGHSVPPIQPTTPYHINSTVGEVKNTFIGKQLHKIIQKNLGDIMGGDGSGDDMHQGSKRMIEKMVDEIPLRGLMMFSQGKLSEGRMYGMIEMMNKKYLKGLFHIIKG from the coding sequence ATGTCTCAAAAAGCTCGTGATTTGGTTCAACAAATGACATTGGAAGAAAAAGCTTCATTATTGTCGGGACAAGACTTTTGGTATTTGGAATCGATTGAGCGATTAGGCCTACCATCGATTATGGTGACAGATGGTCCCCATGGACTTCGCAAACAAGCTGGCAACGTCGATATGGTTGGTCTTCAAAATAGTGTTCCGGCGACTTGTTATCCTACTGCTTCACTGTTAGCCAGTACGTGGGATGTTGATCTGTTAACCTCTTTAGGAGAACATCTTGGTGATGAGTGCTTAAGCGAGAAGGTATCGGTATTGCTTGGTCCTGGAGTAAACATCAAACGGCATCCCCTTTGTGGTCGTAATTTTGAATATTTTAGTGAGGATCCAGTACTATCAGGAGAACTCGCAGCTGCCTTTATCAACGGGGTTCAATCAAAAGGGATTGGAACATCACTAAAACATTTTGTTGCCAATAATCAAGAGACGATGCGGATGGCCATTGATACCATTGTTGATGAGCGAACACTAAAAGAACTCTATTTACGGAGTTTTGAAATTGCAGTAAAGAAAGCTCAACCTTGGACGGTAATGAACTCGTACAATAAAGTGAATGGCCTCTATATGAGTGAACATCCTACTCTTCTTAATCACACATTGAAAAACAAATGGAAACATACGGGGTTGGTTGTCACCGACTGGGGCGCTTGTAATAATCGAGTTAAAGGTATTATCGCGGGACAAGATTTAGAAATGCCAGGTAGTTTAGGAATCAACAACAAAAAAGTAATCGCTGCGGTCCAAAACGGTGAGTTAGAAGAGTCGATTGTGGACCAACGAGTCGAACGTATTGTCGATTTAATTTTACAAGCTAAAGAGACGTTAGAGAAACCATCATTTTCATACGATAAAGACAAACATCACGACTTTGCTAGACATGTTGCTACACAAGGAATTGTCCTCTTGAAAAATACTGGTGTTTTACCACTTGATAGTACACAAAGAATCGCGTTGATTGGTGGTTTTGCTGAACATCCGCGCTATCAAGGATCCGGAAGTTCATTGATTAATCCGACAATCGTGAGCACTGCGAAAGAAGCGTTTGAGCAACGTCTTGGAGACCGTTTGTTGTATGCAAAGGGATATGATGTAGCGACGGATCAAATTGATAATACTCTTATCCAAACAGCTGTTGAAGTTGCCAAACAAGCAGATGTTGTTGTGATTATGGCTGGATTAACCGATGCCTATGAGAGCGAAGGTTTTGATCGTGATCACCTTCATCTTCCGATGAATCACAATGCGCTGATTGATGCAATCACCGAGGTGCATGATCAGGTAATCGTAACCCTATCAAATGGTTCTCCTGTCACAATGCCTTGGAAGGATAATGTCCAAGCAATTGTGGAACAATATCTCAGTGGCCAAGCCAGTGGTGAGGCAATTGCTAATATTTTGTTTGGAGAAGTGAATCCCAGTGGAAAACTTGCTGAAACGTTCCCCAATACATTATCGGAGTTTCCTTCAAACCAACATTTTCCTGGGCAAGGTCGGCAAGTTCAATATCGAGAAGGACTGTATGTTGGCTATCGTGCGTACGATTCGATGACTATTGAGCCCTTATTCCCCTTCGGCTTTGGTTTAAGTTATACGACATTTGATTATTCCAATGGACAAGTGGAATCAACAAAAGATACCATTACCGTTCAGATTGACGTAACGAATAGTGGTAGTGTCCTTGGTAAAGAAATCGTGCAAGTATACGTCAAAAAGAAAAACAGTGTCGTGTATCGTCCCGAAAAAGAATTAAAAGGATTCACAAAGATCGAATTACAACCAGGTGAAACCCAAACAGTCACCGTTACGATCCCATTGTTTACATTAAAGATTTTCAATGAGACAAGTCATAAGTTAGAAGCGGGAGCTTATCATATTTTAGTGGGTGCAAGCAGTCGTGATATCCGGTATTCGACAACCATAAACATCGTATCCGATGATATCATTAATCACGATAATGTGGATGCATATACCAACATTTCAAGTACATTTGAGCCATCCTTGGATTCCTTTGAAGAATTGCTGGGGCATTCCGTACCACCAATCCAACCAACAACACCGTATCATATCAATAGTACCGTTGGTGAAGTCAAAAATACATTTATCGGTAAACAACTGCATAAAATCATCCAAAAAAACCTCGGAGATATAATGGGTGGAGATGGTAGTGGTGATGATATGCATCAAGGCTCCAAGCGTATGATAGAGAAAATGGTTGATGAAATTCCATTACGTGGACTGATGATGTTCAGCCAGGGTAAATTATCGGAAGGCCGGATGTATGGGATGATTGAAATGATGAATAAAAAGTATCTAAAAGGTCTATTTCATATCATAAAAGGGTAA
- a CDS encoding sodium:proton antiporter — MNPILTFVVVLVGFYGLSTSKNIIKSIFSVTIIESGIILLFLNIGNLNGGTIPIITDTTTTIVDPLPQALMITTIVIGSTVTALALMLSIKVFHQYGTLDWAIVLRRKDGE; from the coding sequence ATGAATCCAATCCTTACATTTGTGGTTGTCCTAGTAGGTTTTTATGGATTATCCACTAGTAAAAACATTATCAAAAGTATTTTTTCGGTCACGATTATTGAATCGGGAATTATTTTGTTATTTCTCAATATAGGTAATTTGAATGGTGGAACAATTCCGATTATTACCGATACAACAACGACGATTGTGGATCCGTTACCGCAAGCATTAATGATTACCACAATTGTCATTGGGTCGACAGTTACCGCGTTAGCCTTGATGCTGTCAATTAAGGTTTTTCATCAATACGGTACCTTAGATTGGGCGATTGTATTACGCCGGAAGGACGGTGAATAA
- a CDS encoding ketopantoate reductase family protein, with translation MRVAIYGAGAMGTVLGAFITKAGYEVDLINRNKDHVRGLQEHGAQIQGTLSMSQDVTALLPEEMTGLYDVILLMTKQRHNQEIVTFLQPYLAQDGVLCTLQNGIPEPLIASIIGDERTIGATMSWGATFIGGGVVELTTEPSRETLTFSIGSYSDKRPQHFDYVVTLLHTMGHVTIEDNFIGARWSKLLINAAYSGLSVVTGATFGELNKNRTTRTIALGAMKECIDVAKASNLMIEPLQGKDVVKLMDYNNPFKKQFSLFLLPIAMRKHKNIKSSMLRDLARGYTTEIDAINGVVCDAGDQVGIETPINDLIVSIVHEIETNKRASSWDNIKDFDMMNMKGA, from the coding sequence ATGAGAGTTGCAATATATGGTGCGGGTGCAATGGGTACCGTGCTCGGTGCCTTTATAACAAAGGCTGGTTATGAGGTTGATTTAATAAACCGTAACAAGGATCATGTTCGCGGATTACAAGAACATGGCGCACAGATTCAAGGAACCTTATCGATGTCCCAAGACGTTACCGCCCTATTACCTGAAGAAATGACTGGTCTTTATGATGTTATTTTGTTGATGACTAAACAACGTCATAATCAAGAGATTGTAACATTCTTACAACCGTATTTAGCACAAGATGGTGTGCTCTGCACGCTTCAAAATGGAATTCCAGAGCCACTGATTGCGTCGATTATTGGAGACGAACGAACCATCGGTGCAACGATGAGTTGGGGAGCCACATTCATTGGGGGTGGTGTCGTTGAACTTACGACTGAACCATCTCGGGAAACCTTGACATTTAGTATTGGTTCCTACAGTGATAAAAGACCACAACATTTTGATTATGTCGTGACGTTGTTACATACGATGGGCCATGTAACCATCGAAGACAATTTCATTGGTGCACGCTGGTCGAAATTGTTGATCAATGCTGCCTATAGTGGTCTCAGTGTTGTAACTGGAGCGACGTTTGGTGAGTTAAACAAGAATCGTACCACAAGAACAATTGCGTTAGGTGCAATGAAAGAATGCATCGATGTCGCCAAAGCGAGTAATCTCATGATTGAACCATTGCAAGGGAAAGATGTTGTGAAGTTGATGGATTATAATAATCCGTTTAAGAAACAATTTAGCTTATTTCTCCTACCCATCGCAATGCGCAAACATAAGAACATTAAATCGAGTATGTTGCGAGATTTAGCACGTGGGTACACAACGGAAATCGATGCGATTAACGGTGTCGTTTGTGATGCAGGGGATCAAGTTGGTATTGAAACACCTATTAATGATTTAATCGTATCTATTGTCCATGAGATTGAGACGAACAAACGAGCATCATCTTGGGACAATATCAAAGATTTTGATATGATGAATATGAAAGGAGCATGA
- a CDS encoding monovalent cation/H+ antiporter complex subunit F gives MNEIIDVMLLLTLCVLVLAIFASFIRLIIGPTIWDRILMVNLISVKVVLFVAIYAIYLDSTLMLDIAISYGVIGYLTITLLSKYIMTGGRER, from the coding sequence ATGAATGAAATCATAGATGTCATGTTACTGTTAACACTTTGTGTTCTTGTATTGGCTATCTTTGCTAGTTTTATCCGTCTAATTATTGGTCCGACGATTTGGGATCGGATTTTGATGGTGAATCTGATTAGTGTCAAAGTGGTCTTATTCGTTGCGATTTATGCCATTTATTTAGATAGTACTTTAATGTTGGATATTGCGATTAGTTATGGTGTTATTGGGTATTTAACCATCACCCTTCTATCCAAATATATCATGACAGGAGGGCGTGAACGATGA
- a CDS encoding DNA glycosylase AlkZ-like family protein, with protein MIQWTKDEAQQYVINYHNINTPDSFTLQGVFERLQCIQFDPLNVVGTNPELVLQSRIQGFTKNQLSDALYQDRYLVDGWEKQMCIYESKYIPHFTRVRDYRARQNAKGLQKYFDFDVHQITDEVYHIIQQNGPILSKDIHLGDHISYYWSKTKTSTVAIDHLFHQGKIGVHSRKNTQKRYQVMEQIYPNIIEEDPFNSEEEATDFYLLRRIQSSGIIRNKSGYHLSGLYIKNKSKRTASLKRLLQKNKIIEVHIEGLKDIFYIPKDALDIPIKLHDSIAFIAPLDNLIWDRSIILDLFDFDYIWEVYTPKAKRKWGYYVLPIIRGHRFIGRIEFNKYKSNKPLSILSIQWEEGIEVTNDLTQLLGEALQRFATYLGASSIDYPKEVLSP; from the coding sequence ATGATCCAATGGACAAAAGATGAAGCACAACAATACGTAATAAACTACCACAATATAAACACACCTGACTCGTTCACCTTACAAGGTGTTTTTGAGCGATTACAATGCATTCAGTTTGATCCATTGAATGTTGTAGGCACCAATCCTGAACTAGTACTGCAATCGCGGATACAGGGGTTTACCAAAAATCAATTATCCGACGCATTATATCAAGATCGTTATTTAGTGGATGGATGGGAAAAACAAATGTGTATCTATGAATCGAAATACATACCTCATTTCACGCGTGTTCGCGACTATCGTGCACGACAAAATGCAAAGGGACTCCAAAAGTACTTCGATTTTGATGTCCATCAAATTACCGATGAAGTCTATCACATCATTCAACAAAACGGCCCAATTTTATCGAAGGATATTCATCTTGGTGATCACATCTCATATTATTGGAGTAAAACAAAAACGTCAACGGTTGCTATTGATCATTTATTCCACCAAGGAAAAATCGGAGTTCATAGTCGAAAGAATACCCAAAAACGATATCAAGTGATGGAACAAATCTATCCCAATATTATCGAGGAGGATCCATTTAATTCTGAGGAAGAAGCCACAGACTTTTACCTTCTTCGACGCATTCAGTCTTCTGGAATTATTCGTAATAAAAGTGGATATCATTTAAGTGGATTATATATTAAGAACAAATCCAAGCGAACTGCCTCCTTAAAACGACTATTACAAAAAAATAAAATTATAGAAGTACATATTGAAGGATTGAAAGATATCTTCTACATCCCCAAAGATGCACTGGATATCCCGATAAAATTACATGATTCCATTGCCTTTATTGCCCCGCTTGACAACCTTATATGGGATCGATCCATAATTCTCGATCTCTTTGATTTCGACTATATTTGGGAAGTCTATACACCAAAGGCTAAGCGCAAATGGGGATATTATGTTCTCCCAATCATCCGCGGCCATCGGTTTATCGGCCGTATTGAATTTAACAAATACAAGTCGAATAAACCTTTATCGATTCTCTCGATTCAATGGGAAGAAGGAATTGAGGTTACCAATGATCTAACACAATTATTGGGTGAAGCACTCCAGCGATTTGCAACGTACCTCGGGGCTTCATCCATCGATTATCCGAAGGAGGTATTATCCCCATGA
- a CDS encoding Na(+)/H(+) antiporter subunit B — protein sequence MDSSVMIQWIAYALQAILIVLAIAIVLHKNNGTIIILIASFSLVTASLYIINKAPDVAIAEIAIGSAIIPLIYVISISRQREFIVLDKTMDDFIITDDQLSGIGYVLLHRLTDFYHLELNITNDSGLCYLDEHMDKVVCEQTNVDMIVSKDEVTGEYIFKGKKSSVLMRRLETIVQPFDKIRVELFEDGDFGD from the coding sequence ATGGATTCTAGTGTCATGATCCAATGGATTGCCTATGCACTCCAGGCCATTCTTATTGTCCTTGCGATTGCGATTGTACTACATAAAAACAATGGTACAATCATCATATTAATCGCTTCTTTCAGTTTGGTAACAGCCAGTTTATATATCATTAATAAAGCGCCTGATGTAGCAATTGCAGAGATTGCGATAGGGAGTGCAATCATTCCATTAATTTATGTAATAAGCATTTCAAGACAACGCGAGTTTATTGTCCTTGATAAGACGATGGACGATTTTATTATCACCGATGATCAGTTGTCTGGGATCGGGTATGTTCTCTTACATCGATTAACCGATTTCTATCATTTGGAGTTAAATATTACCAATGATTCGGGATTGTGTTATTTGGATGAGCATATGGATAAAGTGGTCTGTGAGCAGACCAATGTTGATATGATTGTATCAAAAGATGAGGTGACGGGAGAGTATATTTTCAAAGGAAAAAAATCCAGTGTTCTCATGCGGCGTTTAGAGACCATTGTACAACCATTTGACAAGATAAGGGTCGAACTGTTTGAGGATGGTGATTTTGGTGATTAA